A DNA window from Syngnathus typhle isolate RoL2023-S1 ecotype Sweden linkage group LG2, RoL_Styp_1.0, whole genome shotgun sequence contains the following coding sequences:
- the vwa5b1 gene encoding von Willebrand factor A domain-containing protein 5B1, translated as MPGLINKENRCALPLSVSDITSCVRGYTQAMTASMTYENIEDHAIEGIFIYPLEEKNIVVGFEAMISSQIITLQIKDKAKIDDCYHNSCGTPNGAPPSGVGHILLDEDLERTVLVVNLGTIPPLETVQILVSTSCELSTLPSGGISVTTPPVCTPRVQRSINEEQGLSPNFPRMRDKHHCGSSPHDRAPSSAHFCLSALLADEAINSMDYQFNFQLEIRAPYLLAGVESPSHAIRADADPLARSATSVVITLADKYTYDCPVTILIYPSEPHMPHVLIESGDMTQDEYDEFVHGRSDFIKATKKDSSNERKVEAIHRRLHKDILHNPVVMLNFCPNLKPLSSDLRKVHGEFIFLIDRSGSMSGVNINRVKDAMVVILKSLIPGCLFNVISFGSTFKSLFPSSQNYEEETLALACEYVRKIRADMGGTNILTPLKWILRQPMFPGHPRLLFLLTDGAVSNTGKVIELVRSHARYIRCFTFGIGQHACRRMVHELAAVSRGTAEFLAEGERLQPRIIKSLKKTMCPVLSDISIDWLFPETKEVLLSPVGNTFLYPGDSLIGYAVVCDATRYHANPKPDKRRRYSMMRSVGSGSSVFFHSQDEDLLKTSADDQASYKETTSDSLHDSNQDSMTVASSVAMENESASEGQTSARRRAYSTNQITEHFPVKKYTSSDPSSVMPKNPLRRAKIQELIGQMSPEHEVQWKRDYQPQLVSLCAASSKEHSAGVPLRLQHHPSGEAGSEMPTSAPVRNTAGEDGSRSSTDSPSLGSVGDAEGYSHQLCQAETPQDNRNADVGSTGQQRQECKALVSGLLCGKAVQWQVHFDVEPFLKGREREEKVHEELWNETLHHLAACSIIRDFEHMAERECDIEYGSGRKYHSYAIHTSKACNILSKYTAFVPVDLDTNEYLQTCIEYVNFGDGLKRSSRSSSGSRKSQAYSIGLGRSQSGGVSEEAEDMSNSVEDGTSPCSTPSSSSWEKWNFIEGTQRSPSVTSDQSQKSVESLFSARLALSRTRLLTKAAKGFMSRSHSKSGDSMGESDNENKDYIPLVLLQLACGAFPLDPALCDTINVPMDKLKWTSPFSSHRTSLGHPTHSSSRRTEDNTGSSGDPQICPKDLLGPGAPETPSLVSMQKRMLDPESLVWATAVALAWLEHSSASYIIEWELVAAKASMWLSGQDIPEGRDVESVKAAANQLFIILRHWDDNLQLNMLCYNPNSV; from the exons ATGCCTGGACTCATCAACAAGGAGAATCGTTGCGCTCTACCTCTCAGTGTCTCTGACATCACTTCCTGTGTCAGGGGCTACACTCAGGCCATGACCGCTTCAATGACGTATGAAAATATTGAGGATCATGCCATTGAAG GTATCTTTATCTATCcactggaggaaaaaaacattgttgtGGGCTTTGAGGCGATGATCTCCAGTCAGATTATCACGCTGCAAATCAAGGACAAAGCCAAGATTGATGACTGTTATCACAATTCATGCGGCACACCGAATGGAGCACCGCCCAGTGGCGTTG GGCATATACTTCTGGATGAGGATTTGGAGAGGACAGTGCTAGTAGTAAACCTGGGGACCATCCCTCCCTTGGAGACAGTCCAAATTCTGGTCAGTACCTCCTGTGAGCTCTCCACTCTGCCCAGCGGGGGCATCAGTGTGACCACGCCACCAGTGTGCACACCCCGCGTACAAAGGAGCATCAACGAGGAGCAGGGCTTATCCCCAAACTTCCCCAGAAT GAGGGATAAACATCACTGTGGCTCCAGCCCACACGATCGTGCTCCCTCGTCAGCTCACTTCTGTTTGTCTGCTCTACTGGCGGATGAGGCCATCAACTCCATGGACTACCAGTTTAATTTCCAGCTGGAAATACGAGCACCCTATCTCCTTGCAG GCGTGGAGAGCCCGTCTCACGCCATCCGAGCCGACGCTGACCCTTTGGCCCGCTCAGCCACAAGTGTGGTCATCACTCTGGCAGACAAGTACACTTACGACTGTCCTGTTACGATCCTCATCTATCCGAGTG AACCTCACATGCCTCACGTGCTCATAGAGAGCGGAGACATGACGCAGGATGAGTATGATGAATTCGTCCATGGCCGAAGCGACTTCATCAAAGCCACCAAGAAGGACTCCAGCAATGAGAGGAAG GTGGAGGCCATTCACAGACGGCTGCACAAGGACATCCTCCACAACCCAGTGGTCATGCTCAACTTCTGCCCCAACCTCAAACCTCTCAGCTCCGACCTGAGGAAGGTGCACGGAGAATTCATCTTTCTCATCGACCGCAGTGGCAGCATGAGCGGTGTCAACATTAACCGCGTGAAG GATGCAATGGTGGTGATTCTCAAGAGTCTCATCCCAGGCTGCCTGTTCAACGTAATAAGTTTCGGCTCCACTTTCAAATCTCTTTTTCCCAGCAGTCAGAACTACGAAGAG GAAACACTTGCCCTGGCTTGCGAATACGTTCGAAAGATCAGAGCCGACATGGGAGGCACAAACATCCTGACACCCCTCAAATGGATTCTGAGACAGCCAATGTTTCCTGGACACCCCCGTTTGCTTTTTTTACTGACTGATGGGGCGGTGAGCAACACAGGCAAAGTCATCGAGCTAGTGCGCAGTCATGCGCGCTACATCAG ATGCTTTACATTTGGCATTGGGCAGCATGCTTGCAGAAGAATGGTTCATGAACTAGCAGCGGTGTCCAGAGGAACAGCTGAGTTCCTGGCTGAAGGCGAGAGGCTCCAACCAAGG ATTATAAAGTCTCTGAAGAAGACCATGTGTCCTGTCCTCAGTGACATTTCCATCGATTGGCTCTTTCCTGAGACCAAGGAGGTGCTGCTTTCACCAGTGGGCAACACCTTCCTATATCCTGGGGACAGTCTCATTGGGTACGCCGTTGTTTGCGACGCCACCCGCTACCACGCCAACCCCAAACCT GACAAAAGACGACGATACAGTATGATGCGCTCCGTCGGCTCTGGTAGCTCCGTATTCTTTCACTCCCAAGATGAGGACTTGCTGAAGACCTCTGCTGATGATCAGGCATCCTACAAAGAAACAACCAGCGATTCTCTCCACGACTCCAACCAGGACTCTATGACGGTTGCCAGCTCTGTCGCCATGGAAAATGAAAGTG CGTCGGAGGGTCAGACGTCAGCAAGAAGGCGAGCATACAGCACCAACCAGATAACTGAGCACTTTCCTGTGAAGAAATACACATCCAGTGATCCCAGCTCCGTCATGCCAAAGAATCCTCTTCGGCGTGCCAAAATCCAGGAGCTGATTGGACAAATGAGCCCGGAGCATGAGGTCCAGTGGAAGAGAGACTACCAG CCTCAGCTGGTGAGTCTGTGTGCTGCGTCTTCCAAAGAGCATTCAGCAGGTGTTCCGCTTCGACTCCAGCATCACCCGTCAGGGGAGGCGGGCTCGGAAATGCCCACATCAGCCCCAGTCCGTAACACTGCTGGAGAGGATGGCTCGAGATCGTCGACAGACAGTCCATCTTTGGGAAGTGTGGGAGATGCAG AAGGATACAGCCACCAACTGTGTCAGGCTGAAACGCCGCAGGACAACCGCAACGCAGACGTGGGCTCAACGGGCCAGCAGCGACAGGAGTGCAAGGCCTTGGTGTCGGGTCTGCTCTGCGGGAAAGCTGTCCAATGGCAAGTGCACTTTGACGTCGAGCCCTTCTTGAAGGGTCGCGAACGCGAGGAGAAGGTTCATGAGGAGCTGTGGAATGAGACCTTGCACCATCTGGCTGCATGCTCCATCATCCGCGACTTTGAGCATATGGCAGAGCGGGAATGCGACATTGAGTATG GCTCTGGCAGGAAGTACCACAGTTACGCCATTCATACCAGCAAAGCCTGCAACATCCTGAGCAAATACACCGCATTTGTTCCCGTCGATCTGGACACAAATGAATATCTACAGACGTGTATTGAATACGTCAACTTTG GTGACGGCTTAAAAAGAAGCTCACGCTCCAGTTCAGGAAGCAGGAAGAGCCAAGCGTACTCCATTGGACTGGGCCGCTCTCAGTCTGGCGGTGTGTCGGAAGAAGCCGAAGACATGTCTAACA GTGTAGAAGATGGCACATCTCCCTGCAGCACTCCGTCCTCATCCAGCTGGGAGAAATGGAACTTTATAGAAG GGACTCAAAGAAGTCCGTCAGTGACTTCAGACCAGTCTCAGAAGTCTGTGGAGAGTCTTTTTTCTGCCAG GCTGGCACTCAGCAGGACTCGTCTCCTGACAAAAGCCGCCAAAGGGTTCATGAGTAGATCCCACAGCAAGTCGGGGGATTCCATGGGTGAGAGCGACAACGAGAACAAGGACTACATTCCTCTG GTGTTGCTGCAACTGGCGTGCGGCGCTTTCCCGCTTGACCCCGCCCTCTGTGACACCATCAACGTGCCCATGGACAAGCTCAAGTGGACGTCACCCTTCAGCAGCCACCGCACCAGCCTTGGACACCCGACCCACTCGAGCAGTCGGCGCACCGAAGATAATACAGGATCATCAGGTGACCCACAAATCTGTCCCAAAGATCTTCTCGGACCAGGTGCTCCAGAGACGCCCTCTCTCGTCAGTATGCAAAAGAGGATGCTGGACCCGGAGAGCCTGGTGTGGGCGACGGCGGTCGCCCTGGCCTGGCTGGAGCACAGCTCCGCTAGCTACATCATCGAGTGGGAGTTGGTGGCCGCCAAGGCCAGCATGTGGCTGAGTGGCCAGGACATCCCGGAAGGCCGGGATGTGGAGTCAGTCAAGGCGGCGGCCAACCAGCTCTTCATCATCCTCAGACACTGGGATGACAACCTGCAGCTGAACATGCTCTGTTATAACCCCAACAGTGTGTGA